One segment of Nostoc flagelliforme CCNUN1 DNA contains the following:
- a CDS encoding HAMP domain-containing protein → MIKRFGSLGFVVGKQQLSFTADGVRYFVQVKNWRDELGLDWLIVAVIPEGEFMEQINANTRITILLCIVAFLVATRIGILTSRWVIKPILELNTSAKKIAKGEWEQIPEIQRSDELGELAKSFETMAKQLQASFNTLYQIIVKLHKFVKCCKAYEITVLAL, encoded by the coding sequence TTGATCAAACGCTTTGGCAGTCTTGGGTTTGTTGTTGGGAAGCAACAGCTAAGTTTTACCGCCGATGGAGTGCGTTATTTTGTGCAGGTAAAAAACTGGAGGGATGAACTGGGTTTAGATTGGCTAATTGTGGCGGTAATTCCCGAAGGCGAATTTATGGAGCAAATTAACGCTAACACCCGCATCACTATTTTGCTATGCATAGTTGCTTTTTTAGTCGCTACAAGAATTGGGATTTTGACTAGTCGCTGGGTAATTAAGCCGATTTTAGAATTAAACACATCAGCGAAGAAAATTGCTAAAGGTGAATGGGAGCAAATACCAGAAATTCAGCGTTCGGATGAACTAGGAGAACTAGCCAAGTCATTTGAAACTATGGCAAAGCAACTCCAAGCATCATTCAATACTTTATACCAAATTATTGTGAAGCTGCATAAATTTGTGAAATGCTGCAAGGCTTATGAAATAACGGTTTTAGCTTTATAA
- a CDS encoding hybrid sensor histidine kinase/response regulator, whose translation MNTIDIPSNIRTKETVRILVVEDEYILAINLQESLESLGYTVLDIADSAEGAIVKANELRPNLILMDIRLRGEMDGIQAAEQIWQNLQIPAIYLTGHSDKSTVERATLTSPFGYILKPIKEQELYVAIQTALNRYDHEQFLSSILRGMGDGVIVVDLQLTIKYLNQVAEALTGWRWDEAKGRMLTDVFKLVDEQTQIPTQNPIITALQQETTIYLGSRILLVARDGTSIPVADSATPVRNNSGVITGAVLVFRDDTQRRLTEERNLATERAQQLEIQVAELERLNQLKEDFLATTSHEMRTPLSNIKMAISVLENILDRQGMLNSNALSPSESVARYLTILREQCEQELNLVDNLLHMRMIDADVYPLELTSIQFQTWLPHVAEYFEERAGARQQIFQVSIPPNLPPLVTDLASLTEIVSELLNNACKYTPPDEQITVNVRVIDTTKSLVNEDAESGVLDNLQSYFQITISNSGVIIPKKEQSRIFEPFYRIPQSDRWQHGGTGLGLALVKKLVEYLQGTIEVTSSQGWTTFTVQLPLTLSK comes from the coding sequence ATGAATACAATTGATATCCCATCAAACATACGTACAAAGGAAACAGTTAGAATCCTTGTTGTTGAAGATGAATATATTCTTGCGATCAATTTGCAAGAAAGTTTAGAGTCTCTGGGATACACTGTTTTAGATATAGCTGATTCCGCAGAAGGGGCAATTGTAAAAGCAAACGAATTACGCCCAAACCTGATTTTAATGGATATCAGGTTACGGGGTGAAATGGACGGTATCCAGGCAGCAGAGCAAATTTGGCAGAATTTGCAAATTCCTGCTATCTATCTCACCGGACATTCAGATAAAAGTACTGTAGAGCGGGCTACGCTGACATCCCCCTTTGGTTATATTCTCAAGCCAATCAAGGAGCAAGAACTCTACGTTGCCATTCAAACAGCACTCAATCGTTACGATCATGAGCAATTTTTAAGTTCTATCCTTCGAGGAATGGGGGATGGGGTGATTGTAGTCGATCTTCAGTTAACCATTAAGTACCTAAATCAAGTAGCTGAAGCATTGACAGGGTGGCGATGGGATGAAGCTAAAGGACGAATGTTAACCGATGTGTTCAAGCTTGTTGATGAACAAACTCAGATCCCCACCCAAAATCCAATTATCACAGCCCTGCAACAAGAAACTACTATCTATTTAGGCAGTCGTATCTTACTAGTTGCTAGAGACGGGACAAGTATACCAGTAGCTGATAGCGCTACTCCTGTGAGAAATAATAGTGGTGTAATTACAGGAGCCGTACTAGTTTTTCGGGATGACACGCAACGCAGGCTAACTGAAGAACGCAATCTCGCTACTGAACGTGCCCAACAACTAGAAATTCAAGTGGCAGAACTTGAAAGATTGAACCAGTTGAAAGAGGATTTTCTCGCAACCACTTCTCATGAAATGCGAACGCCTTTGTCAAACATCAAAATGGCCATTTCCGTGCTAGAAAATATTCTTGATCGGCAGGGTATGTTAAATTCAAACGCACTTTCCCCATCTGAATCTGTAGCCCGCTACTTAACTATCCTGCGTGAACAGTGCGAACAAGAACTAAATTTAGTAGACAATTTACTGCATATGCGAATGATTGATGCAGATGTCTATCCGTTGGAATTAACTTCAATTCAATTTCAAACCTGGCTGCCTCACGTTGCAGAGTATTTTGAGGAACGGGCTGGAGCTAGGCAACAGATTTTCCAAGTTAGCATTCCTCCAAATTTACCACCTTTAGTTACAGACTTGGCTAGCCTGACCGAAATTGTCTCAGAGTTACTCAACAATGCTTGTAAATATACTCCTCCTGATGAACAGATTACGGTAAATGTTCGGGTAATCGACACCACAAAAAGTCTAGTAAATGAGGATGCTGAATCTGGTGTATTAGATAATCTTCAATCCTACTTTCAAATCACAATTAGCAATTCTGGGGTAATAATCCCTAAAAAAGAACAATCTCGGATCTTTGAGCCGTTTTACCGGATTCCTCAAAGCGATCGCTGGCAACATGGCGGTACAGGATTAGGTTTAGCATTAGTGAAGAAGTTAGTAGAATATCTCCAAGGCACAATTGAAGTTACTAGTTCTCAGGGCTGGACAACGTTCACAGTTCAATTGCCGTTAACCCTGTCAAAGTGA